The genome window ATGTCAAGGCTTCCATGGCTTTCTATACCGATGATGCCATTTCACTACCCAATTACGGAGAGATGATGAAAGGTAAAGCTGCGATAAAAGCGCATATGGAGGAGATGATGAAAAGCGGGATGAAAATGACAGCCATGAATTTTACCACATTGGAAGTAAGTAAGGTAGGCAACGATATTCTTGAAATCGGGACATTCAAGGTTACCATGGTTTCCCCGGAATGGCCCTCACCGATGACAGAGGAAGGGAAATATCTGACCATATGGGAAAAGAAAGAAAAAGGGGATATGAAGATCAAACTGGAGATTTGGAATTCCAATGAACATCCTATGGCAAAAATGGCAAAGATGAAGCCTGAGGAATCACCTGCCCCACCCGTTGAAAAAGCACCGGCAGAGGAGAAAAAACCGTAATACGGATAGCTAAGGACGCATCAGCATCAGCCGTACGCTGGTGTCATTAAACCCGACCCGGACATTAAGAATATAAAGTCCTTCGTTTAATCCCTGCAGATTAAGGTTACAGAAACCTTCTGCGGGGATTAAGCTTTCTGAAAGAACCTTTTTCCCGGAGGTTTCATAGATGGATACCAATACTTCTTCATTTTCCGGGGTTCCGGTATTGATGATAATATGATCAAAGGCCGGGTTAGGGTAGACGTTGATGCTGAATTCAAAGCCATTTTCGTCCATACCCTCCCATAAATCGTATTTCAATATTCTTTTATCATTTCCCACGGCAAAGGCAAGGTTTTCATTAACGGCAAAGACTGCCTTCCAGGTGTTTGGATAATCCTGTGCCTGCTCTGTCCATGTGGTTCCTCCATTCTGGGTATGGAGTATGTGGTTGCCGACAGCCCAGCCATGTAAATCGTTTACCATGTGGATTTCGTAAAAATTGCCGTCGCTTATGGGATGGGTTTGTTTTACCCAGTTAATCCCATCAGTTGTATGGGCGATCACGGGAAGCATCGACCAGTCCTGTCCTCCGACGGCCCAGCCTGTAGTTGTTCCCGTTAGGAAATA of Bacteroidota bacterium contains these proteins:
- a CDS encoding SgcJ/EcaC family oxidoreductase: MKKLNTLKIALLVVALMFSFAGMAQVETKSGSKRPAGQKADDPAGRIKAQIEKLNQDMIEAAIKQDVKASMAFYTDDAISLPNYGEMMKGKAAIKAHMEEMMKSGMKMTAMNFTTLEVSKVGNDILEIGTFKVTMVSPEWPSPMTEEGKYLTIWEKKEKGDMKIKLEIWNSNEHPMAKMAKMKPEESPAPPVEKAPAEEKKP
- a CDS encoding T9SS type A sorting domain-containing protein — protein: YFLTGTTTGWAVGGQDWSMLPVIAHTTDGINWVKQTHPISDGNFYEIHMVNDLHGWAVGNHILHTQNGGTTWTEQAQDYPNTWKAVFAVNENLAFAVGNDKRILKYDLWEGMDENGFEFSINVYPNPAFDHIIINTGTPENEEVLVSIYETSGKKVLSESLIPAEGFCNLNLQGLNEGLYILNVRVGFNDTSVRLMLMRP